Proteins encoded together in one Camelina sativa cultivar DH55 chromosome 9, Cs, whole genome shotgun sequence window:
- the LOC104711426 gene encoding protein DEFECTIVE IN MERISTEM SILENCING 3-like, with translation MYPSGHQISFQSTPSNVRDPSPMMMGLDQSSPVPRGETQNGGGVGGGGIAQAEFAIFNSKRLQSDLEVMGNKIKQHEDNLKFLKAQKTKLDEAILDLQVQMSKLQSSPAPTSENSDANLQGEDINEQILRHAKSAAGVLGLVETSHGAQASQWMQTKGVVGVVAKLAKVNDENLSQILSNYLGTRLMLAVVCKNYDNVTALESYDNQGNIDRNAGLHGLGASIDRTIEDNFDVICLENLRPYVGKHIAHDPQRRLDLLKPRLPNGECPPGFLGFAVNMIQIDPAYLLCVTSYGYGLRETLFYSLFSRLQVYKTRVDMVSALPCISDGAVSLDGGIIRTPGIINLGNRDEVSVRFAKPIASGTMDNYNETEKKMKELRWKKDKTLEDIKREQVLREHAVLNFGKKKEEFVLCLTQSSSTN, from the exons ATGTATCCGTCTGGTCATCAG ATTTCGTTCCAGAGCACTCCTTCGAATGTTCGAGATCCATCGCCGATGATGATGGGGTTGGACCAATCTTCACCAGTTCCAAGAGGTGAAACTCAGAATGGAGGaggagtaggaggaggaggcaTTGCTCAAGCTGAGTTTGCTATTTTCAATTCCAAGAGGCTTCAGTCTGATCTTGAAGTTATGGGTAACAAAATCAAACAGCATGAGGATAATCTCAAGTTTCTCAAGGCTCAGAAAACCAAATTGGATGAAGCAATCCTCGACTTGCAAG TTCAAATGAGCAAGCTTCAGTCGTCTCCTGCTCCTACAAGTGAAAACTCTGATGCCAATCTTCAAGGTGAAGATATTAATGAACAGATCCTTCGCCACGCAAAATCAGCTGCTGGAGTTTTAGGTCTAGTTGAGACTAGTCATGGCGCTCAGGCTTCTCAGTGGATGCAGACAAAAGGTGTTGTTGGTGTTGTAGCGAAACTTGCGAAGGTCAATGATGAGAACCTCAGCCA GATTTTGTCGAATTATTTAGGGACTCGCTTGATGTTGGCAGTTGTATGCAAGAATTATGACAATGTTACAGCTTTAGAGAGTTATGACAACCAAGGCAACATTGATAGAAATGCTGGCCTTCACGGACTTGGCGCTTCAATTGACAGAACGATTGAAGACAATTTTGATGTCATCTGCCTTGAGAACCTGAG GCCGTATGTTGGTAAGCACATAGCTCATGATCCGCAAAGAAGGCTTGATCTTCTGAAACCAAGATTGCCTAATGGTGAGTGTCCTCCCGGGTTTCTCGGATTTGCAGTGAATATGATACAAATCGATCCAGCTTACTTGCTCTGTGTCACATCATATGGATATGGTCTTCGTGAGACCTTGTTCTACAGTCTATTCTCCCGCCTTCAAGTTTACAAAACAAGGGTCGATATGGTTAGTGCTCTCCCATGCATAAGTGATGGTGCAGTATCTTTGGATGGAGGAATCATCAGGACACCGGGGATCATCAACCTTGGAAACCG TGATGAGGTGAGCGTGAGATTTGCGAAGCCAATTGCTTCAGGCACAATGGACAACTATAATGAgacagaaaagaaaatgaaagagcTGAGATGGAAGAAGGACAAGACACTGGAGGACATTAAGCGAGAGCAAGTCCTCCGTGAGCATGCTGTCCTCAACTTTggcaagaagaaagaagagtttgTTCTATGCTTGACTCAGAGTTCATCCACAAATTAG